The Miscanthus floridulus cultivar M001 chromosome 7, ASM1932011v1, whole genome shotgun sequence genome includes a region encoding these proteins:
- the LOC136468074 gene encoding uncharacterized protein has product ASLGAAAYSLATPTVLPRPRRGRRVLTFRATASSGAGAGAGAVLDRRRRPQNVAGDFVVDQRCIDCQTCRWMAPEVFKRVDGKAAVATQPSTEEERTKALQALLSCPTSSIHTEKPPKDILQVQNMFPLPIDDKLLPRAMERASLRGVGTKYSQCYPRRCAIVSGPEEHLHKSPASTVVLRGVLTEETNCTTREGEAATTK; this is encoded by the exons GCCTCCCTTGGTGCCGCCGCGTACTCCTTGGCCACGCCAACCGTGCTGCCGCGCCCCCGAAGAGGAAGACGTGTCCTAACGTTTCGCGCCACCGCGTCctctggtgctggtgctggtgcaggTGCAGTGCTTGACCGCCGGCGCCGGCCGCAGAACGTGGCCGGCGACTTCGTCGTCG ACCAGCGCTGCATCGACTGCCAGACCTGCCGATGGATGGCGCCG GAGGTGTTCAAGAGGGTGGATGGCAAGGCCGCCGTAGCGACACAGCCCAGTACCGAGGAGGAGAGGACCAAGGCCCtgcag GCACTGCTCTCCTGTCCAACATCCTCAATTCACACAGAGAAACCTCCAAAAGACATCCTCCAAGTGCAAAACATGTTTCCTCTACCAATCGACGACAAACTACTCCCA CGTGCAATGGAACGTGCTTCATTAAGAGGAGTGGGAACAAAGTACAGCCAGTGCTACCCACGGCGATGTGCCATAGTTAGCGGACCGGAGGAACACTTACACAAATCACCGGCTTCAACGGTGGTGCTAAGAGGTGTACTAACTGAGGAAACTAATTGCACGACAAGAGAAGGGGAAGCCGCGACCACTAAGTAG